In Salinibacterium sp. ZJ70, one DNA window encodes the following:
- a CDS encoding SDR family NAD(P)-dependent oxidoreductase: MATKPITAKSTVGAWLKHPVGGPLIRQMLAAAGVDAKVLTPVKLLPLQNLVAMSGGKMEQSVVDTLVATANSDDPAVIEAALAGIPAATETEDDAPAADASDDDFEPEPWEEVTTPGRFAGKTIIVTGAASGIGRATASRIAREGGRVVAVDISAEKLDALKADLAPADVVTVAGDITKQESVDAIVAAAGDRIDGLANVAGINDDFSPLHETEDAMWDRVISVNLTGTFKLSRAVIPVMLAAHAGSIVNVSSEAGLRGNASGNAYTVSKHGVIGLTRSAAFMYGREGIRVNAVAPGGVATGIPFPPNVSKSGSAKLSPYQNQIPTLATAEQLAASITFLLSDDGVNINGAVLASDGGWSVQ, translated from the coding sequence ATGGCCACCAAGCCGATCACCGCCAAGAGCACCGTAGGAGCCTGGCTCAAGCACCCCGTCGGAGGCCCGCTCATCCGCCAGATGCTCGCCGCCGCGGGCGTCGACGCGAAGGTGCTCACCCCCGTGAAGCTCCTCCCGCTGCAGAACCTCGTCGCCATGAGCGGCGGCAAGATGGAGCAGTCCGTCGTCGACACCCTCGTCGCGACCGCCAACAGCGATGACCCCGCCGTCATCGAGGCCGCGCTCGCGGGCATTCCCGCCGCGACCGAGACCGAAGATGATGCGCCCGCCGCTGACGCATCCGACGACGACTTCGAGCCCGAGCCCTGGGAGGAGGTCACGACCCCCGGACGCTTCGCCGGCAAGACGATCATCGTGACGGGAGCGGCGTCCGGAATCGGCCGCGCCACCGCGAGCCGCATCGCGCGCGAAGGCGGCCGCGTCGTGGCCGTCGACATCTCGGCCGAGAAGCTCGACGCGCTGAAGGCCGACCTCGCACCCGCCGACGTCGTGACCGTCGCAGGCGACATCACGAAGCAGGAATCGGTCGACGCGATCGTCGCCGCCGCGGGCGACCGCATCGACGGCCTCGCGAACGTCGCCGGCATCAACGACGACTTCTCGCCCCTGCACGAGACCGAGGACGCCATGTGGGATCGCGTCATCAGCGTGAACCTCACCGGCACCTTCAAGCTCAGCCGCGCCGTCATCCCTGTGATGCTCGCCGCTCACGCGGGCTCGATCGTCAACGTCTCCTCGGAGGCGGGCCTGCGCGGCAACGCATCCGGCAACGCATACACGGTCTCCAAGCACGGCGTCATCGGCCTCACCCGCTCGGCTGCGTTCATGTACGGCCGCGAGGGCATCCGCGTGAACGCCGTCGCACCCGGCGGCGTCGCGACCGGCATCCCGTTCCCCCCGAACGTGTCGAAGTCGGGTTCGGCCAAGCTCAGCCCCTACCAGAACCAGATCCCGACGCTCGCGACGGCCGAGCAGCTCGCTGCGTCGATCACGTTCCTGCTGTCGGATGACGGCGTCAACATCAACGGCGCGGTGCTTGCGTCGGATGGCGGCTGGTCCGTCCAGTAA
- the aceB gene encoding malate synthase A, with protein MTSRMEVLGPQGERFDEILTPEALGFLAELHDRFVGRRHGILATRMERRRAIENGRDLRFLPETREIREDPSWRVAGAGPGLEDRRVEITGPTDRKMTINAMNSGAKVWLADHEDATSPTWANVIGGQINLSDAIRRRIDFTSEEGKEYRLAEENPTIVFRPRGWHLVEKHLRYTDVPGIAAPASASLVDFGLYLFHNAHELIERGTGAYFYLPKLESHLEARLWNDVFTFAEERLGLEHGSIRATVLIETIPAAFEMEEILYELRDHCAGLNAGRWDYIFSIIKNFRGRGAAFTLPDRAKITMTVPFMRAYTELLVATCHKRGAHAIGGMSAFIPNRRDPEVTQRALEQVAADKRREAGDGFDGTWVAHPDLIATARAEFDAVLGDKPNQVDRLRDDVHVEARQLIDLRIDGEVTEAGVAANVSIALRYVESWLRGVGAAAIDNLMEDAATAEISRSQLWQWIRQGTVTSEGTRVTAASVERLLDAELEARRTPGGRFDDAAELVRSLVLEDDFPTFLTIEAYSRYLVEPEVTAALSALTGSLPTPARAA; from the coding sequence ATGACCAGTCGCATGGAGGTGCTCGGCCCGCAGGGCGAGCGCTTCGACGAGATCCTCACCCCCGAAGCCCTCGGCTTCCTCGCCGAGCTGCACGACCGCTTCGTCGGTCGCCGGCACGGAATCCTCGCCACCCGGATGGAGCGTCGCCGGGCGATCGAGAACGGACGCGACCTGCGCTTCCTGCCCGAGACCCGCGAGATCCGCGAGGACCCGAGCTGGCGCGTCGCGGGGGCCGGCCCCGGCCTCGAGGACCGACGGGTCGAGATCACGGGCCCCACCGACCGCAAGATGACCATCAACGCGATGAACTCGGGTGCGAAGGTCTGGCTCGCGGATCACGAGGACGCGACGAGCCCCACCTGGGCGAACGTCATCGGCGGCCAGATCAACCTCTCGGATGCGATCCGCCGCCGCATCGACTTCACGAGCGAGGAGGGCAAGGAGTACCGCCTCGCCGAGGAGAACCCGACGATCGTGTTCCGTCCGCGCGGCTGGCACCTCGTCGAGAAGCACCTCCGCTACACGGACGTGCCCGGCATCGCCGCCCCCGCATCGGCGTCGCTCGTCGACTTCGGTCTCTACCTGTTCCACAACGCGCACGAGCTCATCGAGCGCGGAACGGGCGCCTACTTCTACCTGCCCAAGCTCGAATCCCACCTCGAGGCGCGGTTGTGGAACGACGTCTTCACGTTCGCCGAGGAGCGCCTCGGCCTCGAGCACGGCAGCATCCGCGCGACCGTGCTCATCGAGACGATCCCCGCTGCGTTCGAGATGGAGGAGATCCTCTACGAGCTGCGCGACCACTGCGCGGGTCTCAACGCCGGCCGCTGGGACTACATCTTCTCGATCATCAAGAACTTCCGCGGACGCGGAGCGGCGTTCACGCTTCCCGACCGCGCGAAGATCACGATGACGGTGCCGTTCATGCGGGCCTACACCGAGCTGCTCGTCGCGACGTGCCACAAGCGCGGCGCGCACGCCATCGGCGGCATGAGCGCGTTCATCCCGAACCGCCGCGACCCCGAGGTGACGCAGCGTGCGCTCGAGCAGGTCGCGGCCGACAAGCGCCGCGAGGCGGGCGACGGCTTCGATGGCACGTGGGTGGCCCACCCCGACCTCATCGCCACGGCGCGTGCCGAGTTCGACGCCGTGCTCGGCGACAAGCCCAACCAGGTGGATCGTCTGCGCGACGACGTGCACGTCGAGGCGCGTCAGCTCATCGATCTGCGCATCGACGGCGAGGTGACGGAGGCGGGTGTCGCCGCGAACGTGTCGATCGCGCTGCGCTACGTGGAGTCGTGGCTGCGGGGCGTGGGCGCTGCGGCGATCGACAACCTCATGGAGGACGCCGCGACTGCCGAGATCAGTCGTTCGCAGCTGTGGCAGTGGATCCGTCAGGGCACGGTCACGAGCGAGGGGACGCGCGTGACGGCCGCCTCCGTGGAGCGCCTGCTCGACGCGGAGCTCGAGGCGCGACGCACCCCGGGTGGTCGCTTCGACGACGCCGCGGAGCTCGTGCGCAGCCTCGTGCTCGAGGATGACTTCCCGACGTTCCTCACGATCGAGGCGTACTCGCGCTACCTCGTGGAGCCGGAGGTGACGGCCGCGCTGTCGGCGCTCACCGGCTCGCTCCCGACGCCTGCGAGGGCTGCCTGA
- a CDS encoding ABC transporter substrate-binding protein — protein sequence MFTQRKSKGLKVAAVAASAAMMMSLAACASDDSTGDADAPIELRMAWWGDDNRHAVTNAALDRFEDLNPGITVVRDFSGFDGYLDKITTQYTGGNSPDVFQFYNEVLVEFASRGQLSDLSASVSQDGWDKELLQASTIDGELAAMPFGLSTQGFIFDTTSVEALGLTAPSGDYSWDDLADFAAQVRTASGGALAGVTDLSHGYQVFEVWAKQQGEDFMDAEGLAFSEKTLADYWQYWADLRASGGATAPDITSEYQGTPYDAVVAGVAASTFLFTNQYDGVQGRTPNVISLERFPGEGDSAGQYMRTAMNLVISKQSKHQEAAAKLVDFLLNDEEANGILGLNRGFPANANVIGAASEGANENVQRAIEIFESVRENGAPAPVPAPAGAGTVNTLFAEIAQQIQFGQTTPAEGAKAFMAQAASELG from the coding sequence GTGTTCACACAACGCAAGTCCAAGGGCCTGAAGGTCGCCGCAGTCGCGGCGAGCGCGGCCATGATGATGTCACTCGCGGCCTGCGCCTCGGACGACAGCACGGGCGACGCTGACGCCCCGATCGAGCTGCGCATGGCGTGGTGGGGCGACGACAACCGTCATGCCGTCACGAACGCCGCGCTCGATCGCTTCGAGGATCTCAACCCCGGCATCACCGTCGTCCGCGACTTCAGCGGCTTCGACGGCTACCTCGACAAGATCACCACGCAGTACACCGGCGGCAACTCGCCCGACGTGTTCCAGTTCTACAACGAGGTCCTCGTCGAGTTCGCTTCGCGCGGTCAGCTCTCCGACCTGAGCGCCAGCGTCTCGCAGGACGGCTGGGACAAGGAGCTGCTGCAGGCCAGCACCATCGACGGCGAGCTCGCGGCCATGCCGTTCGGTCTCTCGACGCAGGGCTTCATCTTCGACACCACGTCGGTCGAGGCACTCGGCCTGACGGCGCCCTCGGGCGACTACAGCTGGGACGACCTCGCCGACTTCGCCGCGCAGGTGCGCACCGCCTCCGGCGGAGCGCTCGCCGGTGTCACGGACCTGTCGCACGGCTACCAGGTGTTCGAGGTCTGGGCCAAGCAGCAGGGCGAGGACTTCATGGACGCCGAGGGTCTCGCCTTCAGTGAGAAGACCCTCGCCGACTACTGGCAGTACTGGGCCGACCTCCGCGCGAGCGGCGGCGCCACGGCACCCGACATCACGTCCGAGTACCAGGGCACCCCGTACGACGCGGTCGTTGCGGGCGTCGCAGCGTCGACGTTCCTCTTCACCAACCAGTACGACGGCGTTCAGGGCCGCACGCCCAACGTCATCTCGCTCGAGCGCTTCCCCGGTGAGGGCGACTCGGCTGGCCAGTACATGCGCACCGCCATGAACCTGGTCATCTCGAAGCAGTCGAAGCACCAGGAGGCCGCCGCCAAGCTCGTCGACTTCCTGCTCAACGACGAAGAGGCCAACGGCATCCTCGGACTGAACCGCGGATTCCCGGCCAACGCCAACGTGATCGGCGCCGCGTCCGAGGGCGCGAACGAGAACGTGCAGCGCGCGATCGAGATCTTCGAGTCGGTCCGCGAGAACGGTGCTCCCGCGCCGGTTCCCGCCCCTGCTGGCGCCGGCACGGTGAACACCCTGTTCGCCGAGATCGCACAGCAGATCCAGTTCGGTCAGACCACCCCCGCCGAGGGCGCCAAGGCGTTCATGGCGCAGGCGGCTTCCGAGCTCGGCTGA
- a CDS encoding TetR/AcrR family transcriptional regulator, with product MTPARTPTKEAIRAAAQRLFPEKGYAATTVRDIAAEAGCDPALIIRHFGSKETLFLEVMSVATAEQPLAQAPLETLGETFIAYVLASGDDVRRTFLALLRASDSEGVAPRLREMHEAAFVAPLAARLEGPDAALRARLAAALVGGLLYSMWVVGDEELLAADHSELVRRYGALLQTLITP from the coding sequence GTGACCCCCGCACGCACCCCGACGAAAGAGGCCATCCGCGCCGCCGCCCAGCGGCTGTTCCCCGAGAAGGGATATGCGGCGACGACCGTACGCGACATCGCCGCAGAGGCGGGGTGCGATCCCGCACTCATCATCCGGCACTTCGGATCGAAGGAGACCCTGTTCCTCGAGGTCATGAGCGTGGCGACGGCAGAGCAGCCTCTCGCCCAGGCGCCTCTCGAGACCCTCGGCGAGACCTTCATCGCGTACGTGCTCGCCTCGGGCGACGACGTGCGACGCACGTTCCTGGCGCTGCTGCGCGCCAGCGATTCGGAGGGGGTGGCGCCGCGACTGCGCGAGATGCACGAGGCGGCGTTCGTCGCCCCGCTCGCCGCGCGGCTCGAGGGCCCGGATGCGGCGCTGCGCGCGCGACTTGCGGCCGCACTCGTGGGCGGCCTGCTGTACAGCATGTGGGTGGTCGGCGACGAGGAGCTCCTCGCCGCCGACCACTCCGAACTGGTGCGCCGCTACGGCGCACTGCTGCAGACGCTGATCACCCCGTAG
- the aceA gene encoding isocitrate lyase: MSTTTRPGDQTQTAEQLAHEWATDPRWAGVRRDYTAEDVIALRGPVREDATLARRGAERLWESIQVNSENPEHWIRALGALTGNQAVQQVRAGLEAIYLSGWQVAADANLSGQTYPDQSLYPANSVPAVVRRINNALQRAAQIEFAETGSTSRDWMAPIVADAEAGFGGPLNAYELMQGMIAAGAAGVHWEDQLASEKKCGHMGGKVLVPTSQHIRTLNAARLAADVAGTPTVIIARTDALAATLLTSDVDDRDRQFTNGTRTPEGFYEVQNGIEPVIARGHAYAPYADLLWVESAEPDLELARRFAESIHSEFPDQKLSYNCSPSFNWKRHLDDAQIATFQRELAAMGYAFQFITLAGFHSLNHGMFELALDYKDRHMSAYVELQEAEFASEAKGYTATKHQREVGTGYFDRIATALNPESATLALVGSTESDQFH, translated from the coding sequence ATGAGCACGACCACTCGCCCCGGCGACCAGACGCAGACCGCAGAGCAGCTCGCCCACGAGTGGGCAACCGACCCCCGCTGGGCCGGCGTCCGTCGCGACTACACGGCCGAGGACGTCATCGCGCTCCGGGGTCCCGTCCGCGAGGACGCGACACTCGCCCGCCGCGGCGCCGAGCGTCTGTGGGAGTCGATCCAGGTCAACTCGGAGAACCCGGAGCACTGGATCCGCGCCCTCGGCGCCCTCACCGGCAACCAGGCCGTGCAGCAGGTGCGCGCGGGGCTCGAAGCCATCTACCTCTCCGGCTGGCAGGTCGCGGCCGACGCCAACCTCTCGGGTCAGACCTACCCCGACCAGTCGCTCTACCCGGCCAACTCGGTGCCGGCCGTCGTGCGCCGCATCAACAACGCGCTGCAGCGCGCCGCCCAGATCGAGTTCGCCGAGACCGGCAGCACGAGCCGCGACTGGATGGCCCCCATCGTCGCCGACGCCGAGGCCGGCTTCGGCGGCCCGCTCAACGCCTACGAGCTCATGCAGGGCATGATCGCCGCGGGAGCTGCGGGCGTGCACTGGGAGGACCAGCTCGCGAGCGAGAAGAAGTGCGGCCACATGGGCGGCAAGGTGCTCGTCCCCACCAGCCAGCACATCCGCACCCTCAACGCCGCGCGCCTCGCCGCTGACGTCGCGGGGACCCCGACGGTCATCATCGCGCGCACCGATGCGCTCGCCGCGACCCTGCTCACGAGCGACGTCGACGACCGCGACCGCCAGTTCACCAACGGCACCCGCACCCCGGAGGGCTTCTACGAGGTGCAGAACGGCATCGAGCCCGTGATCGCCCGCGGACACGCATACGCGCCGTACGCCGACCTGCTGTGGGTCGAATCCGCCGAGCCCGACCTCGAGCTCGCGCGCCGCTTCGCCGAGTCGATCCACTCGGAGTTCCCCGACCAGAAGCTCTCCTACAACTGCTCGCCGAGCTTCAACTGGAAGCGCCACCTCGACGACGCCCAGATCGCCACGTTCCAGCGCGAGCTCGCGGCGATGGGCTACGCGTTCCAGTTCATCACCCTCGCCGGGTTCCACTCCCTCAACCACGGGATGTTCGAGCTCGCACTCGACTACAAGGACCGCCACATGTCGGCCTACGTCGAGCTGCAGGAGGCGGAGTTCGCCTCCGAGGCGAAGGGCTACACGGCAACCAAGCACCAGCGCGAGGTCGGCACCGGCTACTTCGACCGCATCGCGACGGCTCTCAACCCCGAGTCCGCGACCCTCGCCCTCGTCGGCTCCACCGAGTCCGACCAGTTCCACTGA
- a CDS encoding carbohydrate ABC transporter permease, giving the protein MGEARARGSEGPRARKATSLRRAILAEKIAPYTFLLPWLIGFFVITLGPMLFSLYLSFTKFSMLAPAEWVGLDNYIKLFTNDPKYLDSIRVTLVYVLVSVPLQLAFALAVAMVLNRGLRGLSLYRSIYYLPSLIGASVAIAVLWRQMFGSNGLINQVLDFFGIEGMSWIGNPETALGTLVVLNVWTFGSPMVIFLAALRQVPQYLYEAAAVDGIGRWGAFRHITLPMLSPIVLFNLILQMIGAFQAFTPAFVVSGGTGGPVNSTLFYTLYLYQRGFTGFQMGYASAMAWVLFLVIAVVTAANFWFSKYWVHYDD; this is encoded by the coding sequence ATGGGCGAGGCCCGTGCGCGGGGGTCGGAAGGCCCCCGCGCACGGAAAGCCACGTCCCTGCGCAGAGCGATCCTCGCTGAGAAGATCGCGCCCTACACGTTCCTGCTTCCGTGGCTGATCGGCTTCTTCGTCATCACCCTCGGGCCGATGCTGTTCTCGTTGTACCTCTCGTTCACGAAGTTCAGCATGCTCGCCCCCGCGGAATGGGTGGGGCTCGACAACTACATCAAGCTCTTCACGAACGACCCGAAGTACCTCGACTCGATCCGCGTCACGCTCGTGTACGTGCTCGTGTCGGTTCCGCTGCAGCTCGCCTTCGCGCTCGCGGTCGCCATGGTGCTCAACCGCGGCCTCCGCGGGCTCTCGCTCTACCGGTCGATCTACTATCTGCCGAGCCTCATCGGGGCGAGCGTCGCGATCGCGGTGCTGTGGCGGCAGATGTTCGGATCGAACGGCCTCATCAACCAGGTGCTCGATTTCTTCGGCATCGAGGGGATGAGCTGGATCGGCAACCCCGAGACAGCGCTTGGCACGCTCGTCGTGCTCAACGTGTGGACGTTCGGCTCGCCCATGGTGATCTTCCTCGCCGCTCTGCGTCAGGTGCCGCAGTACCTCTACGAGGCCGCAGCGGTCGACGGCATCGGCAGGTGGGGTGCGTTCCGGCACATCACGCTTCCGATGCTGAGCCCGATCGTGCTCTTCAACCTGATCCTGCAGATGATCGGCGCGTTCCAGGCGTTCACGCCCGCGTTCGTCGTCTCCGGCGGAACCGGCGGGCCGGTCAACTCGACTCTCTTCTACACGCTGTACCTCTACCAGCGTGGATTCACCGGATTCCAGATGGGCTACGCGAGTGCCATGGCCTGGGTCCTGTTCCTCGTCATCGCAGTGGTGACGGCCGCGAACTTCTGGTTCTCGAAGTACTGGGTGCACTATGACGACTGA
- a CDS encoding CPBP family intramembrane glutamic endopeptidase yields the protein MAAARTNWTAVIAFVVIAFSLAWLLALPLWLGDGLASPFATLVLTGMMLTPTIAALVVTFAFRAPAVARARYLGLWPLRPAKRIIGLVIAAVFGPIALVLASIAVAAAFGWVRLDLENFSAFAAVLDSLGAGEPPLPIGVLVALQLLTVPLGSILNLLPALGEELGWRGWLLPALRPLGTWPALVLSGAIWGLWHSPAILLGYNYGLTDLSGVALMTLACIAWGVLFGWLRLRSGSVWPAAVGHASLNGAAGMILLLAHADQSLDMALAGPVGVAGIIVVALVTIVLVATGQFRIQPELAAPRGSVATDEAASA from the coding sequence ATGGCCGCAGCTCGCACCAACTGGACCGCCGTGATCGCCTTCGTCGTGATCGCGTTCTCGCTCGCCTGGCTCCTCGCACTGCCGCTCTGGCTCGGCGATGGCCTCGCCTCGCCCTTCGCCACGCTCGTGCTCACGGGGATGATGCTCACGCCCACGATCGCCGCGCTCGTCGTGACCTTCGCCTTCCGCGCGCCCGCCGTCGCCCGCGCTCGCTACCTGGGCCTCTGGCCGCTGCGACCCGCGAAGCGGATCATCGGCCTCGTGATCGCCGCCGTCTTCGGCCCGATCGCCCTGGTGCTCGCGTCGATCGCGGTCGCTGCGGCGTTCGGGTGGGTGCGGCTGGATCTCGAGAACTTCAGCGCGTTCGCCGCCGTGCTCGACTCGCTCGGCGCGGGCGAGCCTCCCCTGCCGATCGGCGTGCTCGTCGCCCTGCAGCTGCTGACCGTGCCGCTCGGGAGCATCCTCAACCTGCTGCCCGCGCTCGGTGAGGAGCTCGGCTGGCGCGGCTGGCTGCTGCCCGCACTGCGCCCCCTCGGCACCTGGCCCGCGCTCGTCCTCTCGGGTGCGATCTGGGGCCTCTGGCACTCTCCCGCCATCCTGCTGGGCTACAACTACGGCCTCACTGACCTCTCGGGCGTCGCGCTCATGACCCTCGCGTGCATCGCCTGGGGTGTGCTCTTCGGGTGGCTGCGCCTGCGCAGCGGATCGGTGTGGCCGGCCGCGGTCGGGCATGCTTCGCTCAACGGCGCAGCGGGGATGATCCTGCTGCTCGCGCATGCCGACCAGTCCCTCGATATGGCCCTCGCGGGTCCGGTCGGCGTCGCGGGCATCATCGTGGTCGCGCTCGTGACGATCGTGCTCGTCGCCACCGGGCAGTTCCGCATCCAACCCGAGCTCGCCGCGCCGCGAGGGAGCGTCGCCACCGACGAGGCCGCCTCCGCGTAG
- a CDS encoding helix-turn-helix domain-containing protein: MSDSAALAFDDEEVLDSLTIGRRIRQLRVDRGLTLDEVATGLGRAISQLSLIENGKRELKLGELQKLARILGTSVDDLLKPEPPSKRAALEIALERAGRGPLFSSLGLAPVPIRKTLSDDAIRTILTLHNELDRLHRERAATPEEARRANTELRREQRARSNYFPELEATARELLAAVGHEGGPLSQRVASELARHLGFTLHYVSDLPATTRSVTDHANGRIYLPVRQTSDPRSALLQALAAHVLGKQEPHDYAELLRQRVETNYLAGALLIPEASAVAFLTAAKAKRELSVEDLRDAFSTSYETAAHRFTNLATRHLDIPVHFLKVHESGAISKAYENDGAYFPTDALGAVEGQIVCRYWSARQVFDVEDRFSPYHQYTDKPNGTYWCTSSIQSTPNGSFSVSVGTPFVNVKWFRGRDTPTRHASTCPDPACCRQPPADLSEKWAPVAWPSARLNSSLLAAMPSGTFTGVDLTEVYEFLEAHSPE; the protein is encoded by the coding sequence ATGAGCGATTCCGCCGCCCTGGCCTTCGACGATGAAGAGGTGCTCGACTCCCTCACGATCGGCCGGCGGATCCGGCAGCTTCGCGTCGATAGGGGCCTCACTCTCGATGAGGTCGCGACGGGCCTCGGCCGTGCCATCTCGCAGCTGTCGCTCATCGAGAACGGCAAGCGCGAGCTCAAGCTCGGCGAGCTGCAGAAGCTCGCCCGCATCCTCGGCACCAGCGTCGACGACCTGCTGAAGCCCGAGCCGCCGTCGAAGCGCGCGGCCCTCGAGATCGCACTCGAACGCGCCGGCCGCGGACCGCTGTTCTCGAGCCTCGGCCTTGCGCCCGTCCCCATTCGCAAGACGCTCTCCGATGATGCGATCCGGACGATCCTCACCCTCCACAACGAGCTCGACCGTCTGCACCGCGAGCGCGCCGCCACCCCCGAGGAAGCCCGCCGCGCCAACACCGAGCTGCGTCGCGAGCAGCGTGCGCGCTCCAACTACTTCCCCGAGCTCGAGGCCACAGCGCGCGAGCTTCTCGCCGCCGTCGGGCACGAAGGCGGCCCGCTCTCCCAGCGCGTCGCCTCCGAGCTCGCGCGCCACCTCGGCTTCACCCTGCACTACGTGAGCGATCTGCCCGCGACCACGCGATCCGTCACCGACCATGCCAACGGGCGCATCTACCTGCCCGTGCGGCAGACCTCCGACCCGCGCTCGGCACTGCTGCAGGCGCTCGCGGCGCACGTGCTCGGCAAGCAGGAGCCGCACGACTACGCCGAGCTGCTGCGCCAGCGGGTCGAGACGAACTACCTCGCGGGCGCGCTGCTCATCCCCGAAGCGAGCGCAGTCGCGTTCCTGACGGCCGCGAAAGCCAAGCGGGAGCTCTCGGTCGAGGATCTGCGGGATGCGTTCTCGACGAGCTACGAGACCGCCGCGCACCGCTTCACGAACCTCGCCACCCGGCACCTCGACATCCCCGTGCACTTCCTCAAGGTGCACGAATCGGGGGCGATCTCGAAGGCGTACGAGAACGACGGCGCGTACTTCCCGACGGACGCCCTCGGTGCGGTCGAAGGTCAGATCGTGTGCCGCTACTGGTCGGCCCGGCAGGTGTTCGACGTGGAGGATCGCTTCAGCCCGTACCACCAGTACACCGACAAGCCCAACGGCACCTACTGGTGCACGTCGAGCATCCAGTCCACCCCGAATGGATCGTTCTCGGTGAGCGTCGGCACGCCGTTCGTGAATGTGAAGTGGTTCCGCGGGCGCGACACCCCCACGCGACACGCCTCGACGTGCCCCGACCCGGCGTGCTGCCGCCAGCCCCCCGCCGACCTCTCCGAGAAGTGGGCGCCCGTCGCGTGGCCGAGTGCGCGGCTCAACTCGTCGCTGCTCGCGGCGATGCCGAGCGGCACCTTCACGGGCGTCGACCTCACCGAGGTGTACGAGTTCCTGGAGGCGCACTCCCCCGAGTGA
- a CDS encoding aminotransferase class V-fold PLP-dependent enzyme — MATQGSATGELSARSGGPARALWMLDPGVVHLNHGSYGAAPRATVDHRARLLAEVESNPLSWHTGLVPRLTVAKRQVAEFVGADPAELAFAATASAGTTAAIRGLLDGEVVLTDHAYGALAQHVHREASRVGVRVITAHIPLAANAADAAQAVNDAMTPATRLVVLDQVTSASARLLPVQAIADAAHERGARVVVDAAHAPGMLASPLIESADAWIGNLHKWACGVRGSAVVRLAPDVANRVRPPIESWGGDRFPESFDVQGSADATGWIATADGLGLLEELVGWDRIREYQQALVGVARDHIARAFAELTGEDHTVDVGMPAPAMALVGLPRGLDRAERAGELRQRIAEQLGFETQIAGWGGVARLRLSAHAYSTLSDFEAFAERAVPALVRWAAREGGR, encoded by the coding sequence ATGGCGACACAGGGAAGTGCGACCGGCGAACTCTCGGCGCGCTCGGGGGGGCCGGCGCGTGCGCTCTGGATGCTCGATCCGGGGGTCGTGCACCTCAACCACGGGTCCTACGGCGCGGCACCGCGTGCCACCGTCGATCATCGCGCGCGCCTGCTGGCCGAGGTCGAGTCCAATCCGCTCTCCTGGCACACAGGGCTCGTGCCGAGGCTCACCGTCGCCAAACGCCAGGTGGCCGAATTCGTGGGCGCCGATCCCGCGGAGCTCGCGTTCGCCGCTACGGCGAGCGCCGGCACGACGGCGGCGATCAGGGGCCTGCTGGATGGCGAGGTGGTCCTCACCGATCACGCCTACGGCGCACTCGCACAGCACGTGCACCGCGAGGCCTCTCGCGTCGGCGTGAGAGTCATCACTGCGCATATCCCGCTTGCCGCGAACGCTGCCGACGCGGCCCAAGCCGTCAACGACGCGATGACTCCCGCGACCCGCCTCGTCGTGCTCGACCAGGTCACGTCGGCGTCCGCGCGCCTCCTCCCCGTACAGGCGATCGCCGATGCCGCGCACGAGCGGGGCGCGCGGGTCGTCGTCGATGCTGCGCATGCGCCCGGCATGCTGGCGTCCCCCCTGATCGAGAGCGCGGATGCGTGGATCGGCAACCTGCACAAGTGGGCGTGCGGGGTGAGGGGTTCCGCGGTCGTGCGTCTCGCGCCCGACGTGGCGAATCGCGTGCGGCCGCCGATCGAATCGTGGGGCGGGGATCGGTTCCCCGAGTCGTTCGATGTGCAGGGCAGTGCCGATGCGACCGGCTGGATCGCGACGGCGGATGGCCTCGGGCTGCTCGAGGAGCTCGTGGGTTGGGACCGCATCCGCGAGTACCAACAGGCTCTTGTGGGGGTCGCACGGGACCACATCGCGCGCGCGTTCGCCGAGCTCACCGGTGAGGACCACACAGTCGACGTGGGGATGCCCGCCCCGGCGATGGCGCTCGTCGGGCTGCCTCGCGGTCTCGACCGCGCGGAGCGGGCGGGTGAGCTTCGGCAGCGGATCGCCGAGCAGCTCGGGTTCGAGACCCAGATCGCCGGATGGGGCGGGGTGGCGCGACTGCGGCTGTCGGCCCACGCGTACTCGACGCTCTCCGACTTCGAGGCCTTCGCCGAGCGAGCGGTGCCCGCCCTGGTCCGATGGGCCGCACGCGAGGGCGGGCGGTGA